In one Maniola hyperantus chromosome 6, iAphHyp1.2, whole genome shotgun sequence genomic region, the following are encoded:
- the Rpi gene encoding ribose-5-phosphate isomerase, which translates to MQSLYSVCKLNFLGFNKIRSLVNCAKVIMSLEQAKQVAAYRAVDEYVKNNSIFGVGSGSTVVYAVQRLSERVETENLKVVCIPTSFQAKQLIIKYNLLLGELDTNPEIDVTIDGADEVDSNMTLIKGGGGCLLQEKIVASCSKKLIVIADYTKDSKKLGDRYKKGIPVEVIPMAYVPIQNKIKSMFGGEIKLRNAVAKAGPVVTDNGNFILDWMFSNQDLDWEKVHKSIKMIPGVVETGLFVRMCEKAYFGQPEGTVVERSA; encoded by the coding sequence atgcaGTCTTTGTACTCAGTTTGCAAACTAAATTTTTTAGGATTTAATAAAATTCGTTCACTAGTAAATTGTGCAAAAGTTATAATGTCTTTGGAACAAGCGAAACAAGTGGCGGCATACCGTGCGGTTGACGAATATGTGAAGAACAATAGTATTTTCGGCGTAGGAAGTGGATCAACGGTTGTATACGCGGTGCAACGTTTATCTGAGAGAGTTGAAACAGAAAACCTCAAAGTGGTCTGCATTCCAACCTCGTTCCAAGCGAAAcaacttataattaaatataaccttttACTGGGAGAGCTTGATACTAATCCGGAAATAGATGTTACTATTGATGGTGCTGATGAAGTTGATTCCAACATGACATTGATCAAAGGTGGAGGAGGCTGCTTGTTGCAAGAGAAAATTGTAGCTTCATGTTCCAAAAAGCTCATTGTTATAGCAGATTATACTAAGGACTCGAAAAAATTAGGTGACAGGTATAAAAAAGGTATACCTGTTGAAGTGATTCCTATGGCTTATGTTcctattcaaaataaaataaaatctatgtttggTGGTGAGATAAAGTTACGCAATGCAGTTGCCAAAGCAGGTCCAGTAGTTACTGATAATGGCAATTTCATCCTTGACTGGATGTTTTCTAATCAAGACTTGGACTGGGAAAAGGTGCACAAATCTATAAAAATGATTCCAGGTGTTGTTGAAACTGGACTCTTTGTCAGAATGTGTGAGAAAGCATATTTTGGTCAACCAGAAGGAACTGTTGTTGAAAGATCTGCatag